One genomic region from Maridesulfovibrio frigidus DSM 17176 encodes:
- a CDS encoding bifunctional metallophosphatase/5'-nucleotidase — protein sequence MRPFMTLMSLIAILLLSTPCNASKWDLVFLTTSGLNGQLTPATEKDAPDNGDMLRTFGGFARIQTVFESYRAKFPDSTITVATGDDLMGESIQIDQGKTIFRAMDMMGFDASTLGNHEFDRGANFLAKSLANKNFPTVVSNLEIMPNSRLRKYITPYTIIERNFIKVGIMGLVLPELKLISNPGTSISVNADLIKIARETALKLKNEDKANIIVMLSHLTIEDQKKILENVPEIDIICGGQTHKDILPGQEIINRKAPTPGIMVQCGTRGRFVGVLKLQIEGDKIKQHDWSITPVANSIVPSKKTYDFIQSKIKDLPQTVKLTISPMPLNTEVKIIRTQEAPIGRLISSIMRTKFKTDLAFQNSGGIRGDKIIPSGPIHARDIDIMFPFGNTITIIKASGKDLKETLEHSVSKLPKASGRFLHISGLKFTLALDETPQELEMSPLGKPIGIKTPGSRVSKIKVMNKSGKYIPIEADKMYSITTNSFLAGGGDGYLALKYDAKKVETFIKISEVIKSGILKMKELKIENTTTTFGTDGKPFFKVKND from the coding sequence ATGCGTCCGTTCATGACTCTTATGTCACTAATTGCAATTTTACTTCTATCTACACCTTGCAATGCCTCTAAATGGGACCTTGTTTTTCTGACCACTTCAGGCCTTAACGGCCAGCTTACTCCAGCGACAGAAAAAGATGCTCCAGACAATGGGGACATGCTACGGACTTTCGGAGGATTTGCAAGAATTCAAACAGTTTTCGAATCTTATCGAGCAAAATTTCCAGACTCAACCATCACGGTTGCAACTGGAGATGACCTAATGGGAGAGTCCATACAAATAGATCAGGGAAAAACAATTTTCCGAGCAATGGACATGATGGGTTTTGATGCTTCAACCCTTGGCAATCATGAATTTGACCGAGGCGCTAATTTCTTAGCTAAATCCCTCGCTAACAAAAATTTCCCCACTGTAGTAAGTAACCTCGAAATCATGCCAAACAGCCGTTTGCGCAAATACATTACTCCATACACAATTATTGAAAGAAACTTCATAAAGGTTGGCATCATGGGACTTGTGTTGCCGGAACTGAAATTAATTTCAAATCCCGGTACATCTATTTCTGTAAATGCGGACTTGATCAAAATTGCACGTGAAACTGCGCTGAAATTAAAGAATGAAGACAAAGCCAACATCATTGTTATGCTCAGTCATTTGACCATTGAAGATCAGAAAAAAATCTTAGAAAATGTACCTGAAATTGATATTATTTGCGGCGGACAAACTCATAAAGACATCTTGCCTGGTCAGGAAATAATCAACCGCAAAGCCCCTACTCCAGGCATTATGGTCCAATGCGGAACAAGAGGACGATTCGTAGGAGTTCTCAAGCTTCAAATAGAAGGAGACAAGATTAAGCAACACGATTGGTCTATCACACCTGTTGCCAACTCAATTGTTCCTTCAAAGAAAACCTATGACTTTATTCAGAGTAAAATAAAAGATCTTCCCCAAACAGTGAAACTGACAATTTCACCAATGCCTCTAAATACAGAAGTAAAAATAATAAGAACTCAAGAAGCTCCCATTGGAAGACTAATCAGCAGCATAATGCGGACCAAATTTAAAACAGATCTAGCTTTTCAAAATAGTGGTGGAATAAGGGGAGACAAAATAATTCCTTCCGGCCCGATACATGCGAGGGACATTGATATAATGTTCCCATTCGGAAACACCATCACTATTATCAAAGCTTCGGGGAAAGACCTAAAAGAGACCCTTGAACACTCTGTTAGCAAGCTGCCGAAAGCGTCCGGTAGATTCCTGCACATATCTGGACTGAAGTTTACCCTTGCTCTTGATGAGACTCCTCAAGAGCTTGAAATGAGTCCGCTTGGAAAACCAATTGGTATAAAAACTCCAGGCTCAAGAGTGTCCAAAATTAAAGTGATGAACAAATCCGGCAAGTATATCCCGATCGAAGCCGACAAAATGTATTCAATCACTACCAACTCCTTTCTTGCAGGAGGCGGAGATGGATACTTAGCTCTTAAATATGATGCTAAGAAAGTGGAAACATTTATAAAAATATCAGAAGTAATCAAATCCGGTATCTTAAAAATGAAAGAGCTTAAAATTGAAAACACCACAACAACATTTGGAACAGATGGAAAACCCTTTTTTAAAGTAAAAAATGATTAG
- a CDS encoding AI-2E family transporter: MLSYDKEEPKSPIIYTLFLLFLLVAAIALGYSVAKPFFNTIIISITLSGLFYPLSQRICVKLGGRASLSAFLTVCIIVFAIVIPALIFFLGLIGQGVDSVSAINEWLRHTDMSKLVHTDKFDAYFKWVELKFPFLEMDSKDIQYKALEYSKTFGQSMFTSGTWLAGNMAGLIAQFFIMIFLVFSFLKDGIRFLERLKYLSPLRAEQEDFIFTSLRKVSKSVLLGSLCIALLQGVVGGIGLAIAGIPALFWGTMMGFTSLIPVLGTGLIWVPALGYLLIIGEVNMAIFLGLWCGILVTGIDTILRPIIVREASRVSTIYVFLAILGGINTFGALGILYGPLILTFLMVMLDLYGLEFQDVLKHKG, encoded by the coding sequence ATGCTTTCTTATGATAAAGAAGAGCCAAAATCTCCAATAATTTATACGTTGTTTTTGCTATTTCTCTTAGTTGCTGCCATTGCTCTAGGTTACTCTGTTGCAAAGCCTTTTTTTAATACAATCATTATTTCCATTACCCTGTCGGGGCTTTTCTATCCATTAAGTCAGCGTATTTGCGTGAAGCTTGGCGGGCGGGCTTCACTATCAGCCTTTTTGACTGTTTGTATTATTGTTTTTGCGATCGTTATCCCAGCATTGATTTTTTTCTTAGGCTTAATCGGGCAGGGAGTTGATTCTGTTTCCGCAATAAATGAGTGGCTTAGACATACTGATATGTCCAAACTGGTGCATACAGATAAATTTGATGCCTATTTTAAGTGGGTCGAATTGAAATTTCCATTCCTTGAAATGGATTCAAAGGATATTCAGTATAAAGCCCTAGAATATTCTAAGACTTTCGGTCAATCAATGTTTACTTCCGGCACTTGGCTGGCTGGAAATATGGCCGGACTTATTGCTCAGTTTTTTATTATGATTTTTTTAGTGTTCTCATTCTTAAAAGATGGGATTCGCTTTCTCGAAAGACTAAAATATCTTTCTCCACTTAGAGCGGAGCAGGAAGACTTTATTTTTACAAGTCTTCGTAAGGTCTCTAAGTCGGTCCTGCTGGGAAGTTTGTGTATTGCCCTGCTTCAAGGGGTGGTGGGCGGAATAGGGCTCGCCATAGCGGGTATTCCGGCCCTTTTTTGGGGGACAATGATGGGCTTTACTTCTCTCATCCCCGTTCTCGGGACGGGATTGATCTGGGTCCCGGCTCTTGGGTACCTTCTCATCATCGGTGAAGTGAATATGGCTATTTTTCTAGGTCTTTGGTGTGGGATACTCGTGACTGGTATTGATACCATTCTTAGGCCGATAATAGTGCGAGAGGCTTCGCGCGTATCTACTATTTATGTTTTTCTAGCTATTCTTGGCGGGATTAATACTTTTGGCGCACTTGGAATTTTGTATGGACCGCTGATTCTCACTTTCTTAATGGTCATGCTGGATCTTTACGGTCTCGAATTTCAAGACGTTCTAAAGCACAAAGGATAA